The proteins below come from a single Molothrus ater isolate BHLD 08-10-18 breed brown headed cowbird chromosome 3, BPBGC_Mater_1.1, whole genome shotgun sequence genomic window:
- the HNRNPLL gene encoding heterogeneous nuclear ribonucleoprotein L-like produces the protein MSSPSSGERYEEEEEEEEEDGAYESQAKRLKPSAAAEEGEIEYSGAEESEGRRDKPPASRGGGSFSGGDAGGSHHKVSVSPVVHVRGLCESVVEADLVEALEKFGTICYVMMMPFKRQALVEFENVESAKKCVTFAADEPVYIAGQQAFFNYSTSKRITRPGNTDDPSGGNKVLLLSIQNPLYPITVDVLYTVCNPVGKVQRIVIFKRNGIQAMVEFESVFCAQKAKAALNGADIYAGCCTLKIEYARPTRLNVIRNDNDSWDYTKPYLGRRDRGKGRQRQAILGEHPSSFRHDGYGSHGPLLPLPSRYRMGSRDTPELVAYPLPQASSSYMHGGNPSGSVVMVSGLHQLKMNCSRVFNLFCLYGNIEKVKFMKTIPGTALVEMGDEYAVERAVTHLNNVKLFGKRLNVCVSKQHSVVPSQIFELEDGTSSYKDFAMSKNNRFTSAGQASKNIIQPPSCVLHYYNVPLCVTEETFVKLCEDHEVLSFIKYKVFDPKPSAKTLSGLLEWECKTDAVEALTVLNHYQIRVPNGSNPYTLKLCFSTSSHL, from the exons ATGTCGTCGCCGTCGTCCGGAGAGCGGTacgaggaggaagaggaggaggaggaggaagacgGCGCCTACGAGAGCCAGGCCAAGCGGCTGAAGCCCAGCGCCGCTGCCGAGGAAGGCGAGATCGAGTACAGCGGCGCGGAGGAGAGCGAGGGCCGGCGGGACAAGCCCCCCGCATCGCGCGGCGGCGGCAGCTTCTCGGGCGGG GATGCCGGGGGAAGTCATCACAAAGTCTCTGTTTCTCCTGTCGTCCATGTCCGAGGGCTGTGTGAATCTGTCGTGGAAGCAGATCTCGTGGAAGCTCTTGAGAAGTTTGGAACCATATG CTATGTCATGATGATGCCGTTCAAGCGCCAGGCTCTGGTGGAGTTTGAAAACGTGGAGAGTGCAAAGAAATGTGTGACCTTTGCAGCAGATGAGCCTGTGTACATTGCTGGGCAGCAGGCCTTCTTCAACTACTCCACAAGCAAGAGGATCACTCGGCCAGGGAACACTGATGACCCATCTGGTGGGAATAAAGTTCTCCTGTTGTCAATTCAGAATCCTCTCTACCCAATTACAGTG GATGTTTTGTACACTGTGTGCAACCCTGTTGGGAAAGTTCAGCGCATTGTTATATTCAAGAGAAATGGAATACAAGCCATGGTTGA GTTTGAATCAGTGTTTTGTGCCCAGAAGGCGAAGGCTGCACTCAATGGAGCAGATATCTATGCAGGATGCTGCACACTAAAAATTGAATATGCAAGG CCAACTCGACTTAATGTCATTAGGAACGACAACGATAGTTGGGACTACACTAAGCCATATCTGGGCCGCCGAG ACAGAGGGAAGGGCCGGCAGAGACAAGCTATTTTGGGAGAGCACCCATCATCCTTTAGACATGATGGCTATG GCTCCCATGGTCCTTTGTTGCCCTTGCCAAGCCGGTACCGAATGGGATCTCGGGACACTCCCGAACTCGTTGCTTACCCATTGCCACAGGCATCCTCCTCTTACATGCACGGTGGAAATCCTTCTGGGTCAGTTGTCATGGTTAGTGGGTTGCATCAGCTCAAGATGAACTGCTCAAGGGTATTCAACCTGTTCTGCTTGTATGGAAACATTGAGAAG GTGAAATTTATGAAGACTATTCCGGGCACAGCACTGGTTGAAATGGGTGATGAATATGCTGTAGAAAGAGCGGTCACACATCTCAATAATGTCAAGCTATTTGGAAAGAGACTCAATGTCTG TGTTTCCAAGCAGCACTCAGTAGTTCCAAGCCAGATATTTGAACTGGAGGATGGCACGAGTAGTTACAAGGATTTTGCCATGAGTAAGAACAATCGCTTCACCAGTGCTGGCCAAGCATCCAAGAACATCATCCAGCCACCCTCCTGTGTGCTGCATTATTACAATGTTCCCCTGTGTGTGACTGAGGAAACATTTGTAAAG TTATGTGAGGATCATGAAGTTCTCAGCTTTATTAAATACAAAGTGTTTGACCCAAAAC CTTCTGCCAAAACACTGTCTGGGCTGTTGGAATGGGAATGTAAGACAGATGCAGTGGAAGCTCTCACTGTACTTAATCACTACCAGATAAGAGTCCCAA ATGGCTCCAACCCTTACACCTTGAAGCTTTGCTTCTCTACTTCATCCCATTTATAG